Proteins from one Caulobacter sp. 73W genomic window:
- the ubiB gene encoding 2-polyprenylphenol 6-hydroxylase, with the protein MGQIAAFFRLLAAGWALARADALIPRELDPILPPSLKALAKFIRLFAGRDARYGRPGQRLARSLEKLGPVAIKLGQFLSTRADMFGTEFAEDLGRLKDRLDPFPMTIARAEVERALGRPVTQAFTSFDPPIAAASIAQAHPATLPDGRKVAVKVLRPGIERRVADESAALRMAAHLAERFAPASKRLEPVLFVETVIRSLVLELDLRLEAAAAAELGEVMNRDGYMRAPAVVWDGVGKRALTLEWAQGVSLSEAAALEQPGLDRSLLADNLIRAFLSQALDHGVFHADLHEGNLFVAAPSTLTAVDFGIVGRLGPAERRYLAEILYGFLQRDYVRVAQVHFDAGYVPMTHDVNAFAQALRAVGEAVFGRPANEVSMGRLLAQLFEITALFDMRLRPELVLLQKTMVTVEGVARRLDPTHDLWAAADPVVRRWITRELSPAAKVRDFVEDALSAMRSLRRLAEGGQTAVVVETQKGAPPLVWFAVGAATAGVAFLLAMMFQLLRLSALAAGQAG; encoded by the coding sequence ATGGGCCAGATCGCCGCTTTCTTCCGGCTGCTGGCCGCCGGCTGGGCGCTGGCCCGCGCCGACGCCCTGATCCCGCGCGAGCTGGACCCGATCCTGCCGCCGTCGCTCAAGGCGCTGGCGAAGTTCATCCGCCTGTTCGCCGGCCGGGACGCCAGGTATGGCCGCCCGGGCCAGCGCCTGGCGCGATCCCTGGAAAAGCTGGGTCCGGTGGCCATCAAGCTCGGCCAGTTCCTGTCGACCCGCGCCGACATGTTCGGGACGGAGTTCGCCGAGGACCTGGGCCGCCTGAAGGATCGTCTCGATCCCTTCCCCATGACGATCGCACGGGCGGAGGTCGAGCGCGCCCTCGGCCGTCCGGTGACCCAGGCCTTCACCAGCTTCGACCCGCCGATCGCTGCGGCCTCCATCGCACAGGCCCACCCGGCGACCCTGCCGGACGGCCGCAAGGTGGCGGTGAAGGTCCTGCGCCCGGGGATCGAGCGGCGGGTGGCCGATGAGTCCGCCGCCCTGCGCATGGCCGCCCATCTGGCCGAACGCTTCGCTCCGGCGTCCAAGCGCCTGGAGCCTGTCCTGTTCGTCGAGACCGTCATCCGCTCCCTGGTGCTGGAACTCGACCTGCGGCTGGAAGCCGCCGCCGCCGCCGAGCTGGGCGAGGTGATGAACCGCGACGGCTATATGCGCGCCCCGGCGGTGGTCTGGGACGGCGTGGGCAAGCGCGCCCTGACCCTGGAGTGGGCCCAGGGCGTGTCCCTGTCCGAGGCCGCCGCGCTGGAGCAGCCGGGCCTGGACCGTTCGCTCCTGGCCGACAATCTGATCCGCGCCTTCCTGTCCCAGGCGCTCGACCACGGCGTTTTCCACGCCGACCTGCACGAGGGGAACCTGTTCGTCGCCGCGCCCTCGACCCTGACGGCGGTGGACTTCGGCATCGTCGGCCGCCTGGGTCCCGCCGAGCGTCGCTATCTGGCCGAGATCCTCTACGGCTTCCTGCAGCGCGACTATGTCCGTGTCGCCCAAGTCCATTTCGACGCCGGCTACGTGCCGATGACCCACGACGTGAACGCCTTCGCCCAGGCCCTGCGCGCCGTGGGCGAGGCGGTGTTCGGCCGCCCGGCCAACGAGGTGTCCATGGGACGCCTGCTGGCCCAGCTGTTCGAGATCACCGCCCTGTTCGACATGCGCCTGCGCCCCGAACTGGTCCTGCTGCAAAAGACCATGGTCACGGTGGAGGGCGTCGCCCGCCGCCTGGATCCCACGCACGACCTGTGGGCCGCCGCCGACCCGGTGGTGCGCCGCTGGATCACCCGCGAGTTGTCGCCCGCCGCCAAGGTGCGCGACTTCGTCGAGGACGCCCTGTCGGCCATGCGCTCCCTGCGCCGCCTGGCCGAGGGCGGCCAGACGGCGGTGGTGGTCGAGACGCAGAAGGGCGCTCCGCCCCTGGTGTGGTTCGCCGTCGGGGCGGCGACCGCGGGGGTCGCCTTCCTTCTGGCGATGATGTTCCAGCTACTCCGCCTGTCCGCGCTCGCGGCGGGCCAGGCGGGTTGA
- the dut gene encoding dUTP diphosphatase, whose product MTPTIPIVRLSHADGLPLPAYETEHAAGMDLRAAVADEEPVTLKPGARAMVPTGLSFAVPVGFEAQVRPRSGLAAKAGITCLNSPGTIDADYRGEVKVILANLGAEDFVIRRGDRIAQLVIAPVAKASWSEVETLDETARGVGGFGSTGRG is encoded by the coding sequence ATGACCCCGACCATTCCGATCGTTCGCCTGTCACACGCCGACGGCCTGCCCCTGCCGGCCTATGAGACGGAGCACGCGGCCGGCATGGACCTGCGGGCGGCGGTGGCCGACGAGGAGCCGGTCACGCTGAAGCCGGGCGCCCGCGCCATGGTGCCGACCGGCCTGTCCTTCGCGGTGCCGGTGGGTTTCGAGGCCCAGGTGCGTCCCCGCTCGGGCCTGGCCGCCAAGGCCGGGATCACCTGCCTGAACTCGCCTGGCACCATCGACGCCGACTATCGCGGCGAAGTGAAGGTCATCCTGGCCAATCTCGGCGCCGAGGACTTCGTCATCCGCCGGGGCGACCGTATCGCCCAGCTGGTCATCGCCCCGGTCGCCAAGGCGTCCTGGAGCGAGGTCGAGACCCTGGACGAGACGGCGCGCGGCGTCGGCGGCTTCGGCTCCACCGGTCGGGGCTAG
- a CDS encoding class I SAM-dependent methyltransferase encodes MTKTSASFGYQDVDPAEKPKLVRGVFDRVAKNYDLMNDLMSGGVHRLWKDAVAARLNPQPGEVIVDCAGGTGDMARRFSKMARAAQERRGGADARVFVVDYNAEMIAAGREKGSEPEMTWTVGDAQRLPLPENFADAYVISFGIRNVTDIDAALRDARRVLKPGGRFLCLEFSRPTTEALQKAYDAYSFKVIPQVGEWVAKDRDAYQYLVESIRRFPDQRTFAGMMETAGFGRVTVTNFIGGVAALHQGWKL; translated from the coding sequence ATGACCAAGACCTCCGCCAGCTTCGGATATCAGGACGTCGATCCGGCCGAAAAGCCGAAACTCGTCCGCGGCGTCTTTGATCGCGTCGCCAAGAACTATGACCTGATGAACGACCTGATGAGCGGGGGCGTCCACCGGCTGTGGAAGGACGCGGTCGCCGCGCGTCTCAATCCCCAGCCGGGCGAGGTGATCGTCGACTGCGCGGGGGGCACGGGCGACATGGCCCGCCGCTTCTCCAAGATGGCCCGCGCCGCCCAGGAACGTCGCGGCGGCGCCGACGCTCGCGTGTTCGTGGTCGACTACAACGCCGAGATGATCGCCGCCGGCCGTGAAAAGGGCTCCGAGCCCGAGATGACCTGGACCGTGGGCGACGCCCAGCGTCTGCCCCTGCCGGAGAATTTCGCCGACGCCTATGTGATCAGCTTCGGCATCCGCAACGTCACCGACATCGACGCGGCCCTGCGCGACGCCCGTCGCGTGCTGAAGCCGGGCGGCCGTTTCCTGTGCCTGGAGTTCTCGCGCCCGACCACCGAGGCGCTGCAGAAGGCCTATGACGCCTATTCCTTCAAGGTGATCCCGCAGGTCGGCGAATGGGTCGCTAAGGACCGCGACGCCTATCAGTACCTGGTGGAGAGCATCCGCCGCTTCCCGGACCAGCGCACCTTCGCCGGCATGATGGAGACCGCCGGCTTCGGCCGCGTGACCGTCACCAACTTCATCGGCGGCGTCGCCGCGCTGCACCAGGGCTGGAAGCTCTAG
- the coaBC gene encoding bifunctional phosphopantothenoylcysteine decarboxylase/phosphopantothenate--cysteine ligase CoaBC, translating into MSEKRVLLIVGGGIAAYKALELTRLLRKAGVAVRPILTRAGAEFVTPLSLSALSEDKVYSELFSLTDEAEMGHIELSRSSDLIVVAPATADLMAKAATGRADDLASTTLLATDTPILMAPAMNVRMWEHPATKRNLAQLKADGVTFVGPDEGAMACGEYGEGRLAEPPVIFEAIMGLLQGGRPLAGKRALVTAGPTVEAIDPVRLLTNRSSGKQGYAIARALAQLGAEVTLVSGPTGLPAPAGVDRVDVESARDMLAACQSALPADVAVFVAAVADWRPDEAFGVKLKKGKDGPPALHLVENPDILATLAASGPQRPDLVVGFAAETNDVEDHARAKLARKGCDWIIANDVSQPGVMGGEENAVLLISKTDTERWERASKDAVARQIADRIAKALS; encoded by the coding sequence TTGAGCGAGAAACGCGTCCTTCTGATCGTCGGCGGCGGCATCGCGGCCTACAAGGCGCTGGAGCTGACCCGCCTGCTGCGCAAGGCCGGCGTCGCGGTCCGTCCGATCCTGACCAGGGCGGGGGCCGAGTTCGTCACCCCCCTGTCTCTGTCGGCCCTGTCCGAGGACAAGGTCTATTCCGAGCTCTTCTCCCTGACCGACGAGGCGGAGATGGGCCATATCGAGCTGTCGCGCTCTTCTGACCTGATCGTGGTCGCGCCGGCCACCGCCGACCTGATGGCCAAGGCCGCCACGGGGCGGGCCGACGACCTGGCGTCCACCACCCTGCTGGCCACCGACACGCCGATCCTCATGGCCCCGGCCATGAACGTGCGCATGTGGGAGCATCCGGCGACGAAGCGGAACTTGGCCCAGCTCAAGGCCGACGGCGTGACCTTCGTCGGGCCGGACGAGGGGGCCATGGCCTGCGGCGAGTATGGCGAAGGCCGTCTGGCCGAGCCGCCGGTGATCTTCGAGGCGATCATGGGCCTGCTGCAGGGCGGCCGTCCCCTGGCGGGCAAGCGCGCCCTGGTCACCGCCGGCCCTACGGTCGAGGCCATTGATCCCGTCCGCCTGCTGACCAATCGCTCCAGCGGCAAGCAGGGTTACGCCATCGCTCGGGCCCTGGCCCAGCTGGGCGCCGAGGTGACCCTGGTCTCCGGCCCCACCGGCCTGCCCGCCCCCGCCGGGGTTGATCGCGTGGATGTGGAGAGCGCCCGCGACATGCTGGCCGCCTGCCAGTCCGCCCTGCCGGCCGACGTGGCGGTGTTCGTGGCCGCCGTCGCCGACTGGCGCCCGGACGAGGCGTTCGGCGTCAAGCTGAAGAAGGGCAAGGACGGCCCCCCCGCCCTGCATCTGGTCGAAAACCCCGACATCCTGGCGACCCTGGCCGCCTCCGGCCCGCAGCGGCCGGACCTTGTGGTCGGCTTCGCCGCCGAGACCAACGACGTCGAGGACCACGCCCGCGCCAAGCTGGCGCGCAAGGGCTGCGACTGGATCATCGCCAACGACGTCAGCCAGCCCGGCGTCATGGGCGGCGAGGAAAACGCCGTCCTGCTGATCTCCAAGACCGATACCGAACGGTGGGAGCGCGCGTCCAAGGACGCCGTCGCCCGCCAGATCGCCGACCGCATAGCAAAGGCCCTTTCATGA
- the mutM gene encoding bifunctional DNA-formamidopyrimidine glycosylase/DNA-(apurinic or apyrimidinic site) lyase, with product MPELPEVETVRRGLEPVLAGARLKRVQANRPDLRFPLPDGFVQRLTGATIRGVDRRAKYLLMPLDRGDTLVAHLGMTGRFEIEDHGRTLTPGEFVETVHPLQKHAHVVFETEAGVRITYYDPRRFGFMDLIPTDQLTQHAFFRGMGPEPLGADLDAGVLEKAFKDRKQGPKTLLLDQRIVAGLGNIYVCEALNRSRISPFKPAGKIARKRLPLLVETIKDVLAEAVEAGGSTLKDFAATDGALGYFQHRFKVYDREGEPCLNKGCGGVIDRQVQAGRSTFYCPVCQV from the coding sequence ATGCCCGAACTGCCCGAAGTGGAGACGGTCCGTCGCGGCCTTGAGCCCGTTCTGGCCGGCGCGCGGCTGAAACGCGTGCAGGCCAACCGGCCGGACCTGCGCTTTCCCCTGCCCGACGGCTTCGTCCAGCGCCTGACCGGCGCGACGATCCGCGGCGTCGATCGGCGGGCCAAGTACCTGCTGATGCCCCTGGACCGCGGCGACACCCTGGTGGCCCACCTGGGCATGACCGGCCGGTTCGAGATCGAGGATCACGGCCGCACCCTGACCCCCGGCGAGTTTGTCGAGACGGTCCATCCGCTACAGAAGCACGCTCACGTGGTCTTCGAGACCGAGGCCGGGGTGAGGATCACCTATTACGACCCCCGCCGCTTCGGCTTCATGGACCTGATCCCGACCGACCAGCTGACCCAGCATGCCTTCTTCAGGGGCATGGGGCCCGAGCCCCTCGGCGCCGATCTCGACGCCGGGGTGTTGGAAAAGGCGTTCAAGGACCGCAAGCAGGGACCCAAGACCCTGCTGCTGGATCAGCGCATCGTGGCGGGCCTGGGCAATATCTATGTGTGCGAGGCCCTGAACCGCTCGCGCATCTCGCCGTTCAAGCCGGCGGGCAAGATCGCCCGCAAGCGGCTGCCCCTGCTGGTGGAGACCATCAAGGACGTCCTGGCCGAGGCCGTGGAGGCCGGCGGATCCACCCTTAAGGACTTCGCGGCGACCGATGGAGCGCTGGGCTACTTCCAGCATCGCTTCAAGGTCTATGACCGGGAGGGCGAGCCGTGCCTTAATAAGGGTTGCGGGGGCGTCATCGACCGGCAGGTGCAGGCGGGACGGTCCACCTTCTATTGTCCCGTGTGCCAGGTCTGA